A part of Oncorhynchus gorbuscha isolate QuinsamMale2020 ecotype Even-year linkage group LG09, OgorEven_v1.0, whole genome shotgun sequence genomic DNA contains:
- the LOC124042867 gene encoding twist-related protein 2-like, whose protein sequence is MEEGSSSPVSPMDSLLTSEDELDRQQKIFGRKRRHSKKSIEDSCPSNVKRGKKPSPSSSTQSYEELQNQRCLANVRERQRTQSLNEAFSSLRKIIPTLPSDKLSKIQTLKLASRYIDFLYQVLQSDEMDNKMSSCSYVAHERLSYAFSVWRMEGAWSMSASH, encoded by the coding sequence ATGGAAGAGGGTTCAAGTTCTCCCGTCTCCCCAATGGATAGCCTACTGACCAGTGAGGATGAGTTGGACAGGCAACAGAAAATATTCGGAAGGAAGAGGAGACACAGTAAAAAGTCGATCGAGGACAGCTGTCCAAGTAACGTGAAACGGGGCAAAAAACCGAGTCCGAGCAGCAGCACTCAGTCCTACGAGGAGttgcagaaccagcggtgcctgGCCAACGTCAGGGAGAGGCAAAGGACACAGTCGCTCAACGAAGCATTCTCGTCTTTACGCAAAATCATCCCCACGCTACCCTCGGATAAACTGAGCAAGATCCAGACACTAAAACTCGCCTCCAGATACATAGACTTCCTCTATCAGGTGCTGCAAAGCGACGAGATGGACAACAAGATGTCGAGCTGCAGCTATGTTGCGCACGAGAGACTCAGTTACGCTTTCTCGGTGTGGCGGATGGAGGGCGCGTGGTCAATGTCTGCATCTCATTAG